ACGCTTTTCCCTGAAAGTCGGTCAAAGAAAACTCAGGCGCTTGCTCACCCACCTTTGCTACTTTCACGTTTTGAAAGAATTGAGCATAAGTGATAGTTGTGAAACAAAATATGATAATGTAAATGATGAATGTTGTTTTCATTTCTTTCGTTTATTGTTTTCTGAAACAGAAACATCTGTTTCAAAATATTATGATGATTAAAAGGGGCTGTCTCATAAGTCTGATTATGATGTAGCCGCAGACTTTATGTCTGCGTTGTTAATTTGGAAATGCAACCATGAAGGTTGCGCCTACAATAAAATCTACCTTTTGAGACAGCCCCCTATGATTTCTTTACCGATGCATGAATGCAACGGCAATAAATGTTTATAAAATTAATATTTTTTCCGCCTGCTTCAACAAACAGCGACAATGTTATGACCAGTATAAATAATATATCCAATATACGACCGGCAACAACACACCGATACTCGTCAACCACGCCCCACGCCCGGTAATTCCATTCTTTCCTTTCAAAACGAATAAACCTGTTACTGCGACAAAAACGAGCGAAAACGCATACAAATCTGCAATGTACGTCCACGCTTCCTTTGGCGCATTGAGATGGAGTTGATTCATCTCGAACAGGACGCGTCGTTGTTGTGTTGTTTCAATCATAACATTACCGGTCGGCACATCAACCGAGTACGTTTTGTTTTCATAAAATAATTGAAGCGTTTCCTCATCCGGTCTGAACGAATCTTTCGGTCGTTCGGCAAGATTGAGTTTCTTCAATGCTTCATCTACCATCGGCTCGCGTTCTGTCGCGGCAAGCGGTTCGATAGAGAGAAATTCTTTTTCGATGTTGTAATTCGGATTCCAATCCTGCACATGATTGACGGCGATTCCGGAAATGCCGTACACAATCGTCAATCCGACAATAAGGTACCCTATGTCGCGATGGAGAATGTTATTCCACTTGCGCCACTTCATAGGCGACCTCTCGACATTATGTGATTCATGCTTATTTTACTTCTGCGCCAAGCCCATCAATTTGGACGTAGGTTTTCCCTTCAGTAATGCTCGAAGTATCAAACTTCTCTCCGGATTCTTTCGCGTGCTTCTTCCCCTGCTCAATCAACTCTTCTTTGGAGACAACTTCCATCGAGAATGTTCCTTCAGCGCGGACTTTCTTTCCTTTTGCATCAATCGGGAACGTCATCACTCCATCTTCAACTTTGAACCTGATGGACTCGAATTCTTTGTCGCTCGCAATTTCAATCCAGCAACCGCGCTTTGCACACACTTCTACAATTGTCCCTTCGACTAACACTTTCTTTCCGTTGTACTTCTCCGGTTTTTCAAGAATTGCCGAAACCTTTGTGACATTTTTCAGCGTCAATGCTTTGCCATATTTTTTTGCCGAGCCAGCCATTGCTGTGAATGTGAAGAACAGAAGAATGATAATTCCGATGATTGTTAAGTTTTTCATTGTTTTCCTTTTATTGTTGTTTGTAGATTCATGCAAAATCATTAGCATCGCCCAGTGAATTACTTTGTGTTCTTTGTGCTATCCTTTGTGAATCTTTGTGGTAAAACTCCCTTTAAACACAAAGCACACAAAGTATTTTCACAAAGGTTCACAAAGTTCCATTAATAACCCGTTTGATGCCGTCTTTTAATTTCAGAACATTGAAATTTATTAGTAATCCTAATTTATAATTTCCGAGTTTTAAGTACGTCAGAGTTTGTGCAAGATGAATATCGTTGATGGCTTCAACGCTTTTTAATTCAAGCACCAATTTATTTTCGACCAACAAATCAATTCTGTATCCACAATCCAATTTTACCGTTTCATAGAACAAAGGCACTGGTTTTTCTTTTTCGACCGAAATACCTGACGTATTTATTTTGTAGTATAAACATTCCTTGTACGCACTCTCTAACAACCCGGGACCTAAAGCAGAATGGACATCAATTGCTAAACCAATTATTTTATTTGATAATTCGTTCTCCGTCATACATCAAAAAATCTATCCACCGATGGCAACCATGGCGTTGCTTTGCATTTCTACAAGTTCTTCGGTGTCGGGATGTTTTTCCCATTTGAGGATAACTGCGGAGCGGATTGTATCTTCGATAATATCAGGTGATGCACCGGAACGAAGCAGACGTTTCAAATCAAAATCATCACGACCGAACAAACAGTTTCGGAGTTTGCCATCGGCGGTTAATCTCAGTCGGTTGCAATCGCCGCAGAAGTGTTCGCTCATCGTCGTGATAAACCCGATGGTTGCTTCACTTCCTTCAACAAGAAAATCTTTTGCCGGACCGGGAACTGTTTCATTGGTTGAGAACGGAACAAGCGTGTGTTTTGATTCGATGATGTCTTTCATCTCTCTGTACGACATGAACTTCACTTCATTCCAACCATTTTCGAGGAACGGCATGTATTCGATAAAACGGATGTTCAGCGATAACGCTTTTGCAAAATCAACAAAGTCGAGTAACTCATCATCATTAAATTCCTTCATCACGACCGTGTTGATTTTCACCGAAGGAAATCCGACCTGAAGCGCTTTCTCAATGCCATGTATTGTTTGTTGAAAATTATCGCGAAATGTTATATGGTGGAATTTCTCCGGCTTCAAGGTATCAAGACTGATATTCAAATGAGAGACTCCGGCATCCCGTAACGCTTGTGCTTTTTCTCCCAGTTTGATTCCGTTCGTCGTCAGTGCAAGTGTTTCCAACTTTTCAATAGCGGCAAGACGTGCGCACAATTCATCAACATTTTTCCGCACAAGCGGCTCGCCGCCGGTAACACGAATTTTCCTGATGCCAAGTTCGACGAATTGCTTCGCGAGCGTTTCAATCTCATCGAATGTAAGAATTTCTGCACGAGGCATGAGTTCAATTCCATCGGGCGGCATACAGTAACGGCAACGGAGATTGCATCGCTCCGTCACCGAGATGCGCAAGTACGTATGCACCCGTTTGTAGTTATCAACCAACGGCAGATTCTTCATCGCACCTCCACACTCGTTGTTTGAACATTCATTACAAACGTTGGCAACTCACCGATGTATTGCTCTGCGTTCAACGTACGAAGCAAATACGGACCGAACGGGCGGAACAACAATCTCGCTTTCACATTCCATGTTCCTGCATACGTCGGTTTGAAGCGATAGCGCGCCGTTCGCGATTGAAATGGAGGAATAGAATTATTCACCAGCGAATCCATCTCGAACACATTTGTCTCGTGTCCGTTCTTGTACAATGCACCGCCGAAAAGCGTCAGGTCTTTGTCATCATTCGGACGGAGTGCACTGTTCTTGTCCATCAAATCGCCGTTCGCATCAACGTAGCCGGAACGATAAATCGTATCGCTTCCGTTCGAGACGGTTACTTCGAGCCACATTTGTCGGTTGAAGAACACTGAACTTGGCAAGTTATGTCCTGTTCTATCATTATACACACGCACGGTGAATTGAACACTATCATTCACAGAAGCGTTCACCGGTGCATCAAGAAATAAGGATGCGGATTTTTTCAAGAGAGAATCAACAGCCTTTCGTTGTTCGGTTTTGTTTGGGAAATCAGTCATCGCAACATCTACACCGATAAAATCATGCCGATGAACATTATCCCGCACCGGTCCGCCAACGGCGGCTTGTCCGGTGTATGTCGGCATGTGGCAATTCTGACATTCGACCGACATTGCGCCCCACGCACTATTCTGCCATTCGGTAAATGTAATTTCAACCGGAATGTTGTTTGAAATCAGATCATGACACGCGCGGCATTGTTCAGAGCGTGTAAACGATGCTTCATACTTGCTTTCGTGAGCCATGTTCGCTTGTGCATCACTGAGCGGACCGTATTTTATTTTTCCCGGCTTGATGTTGTAAGCAACTGTTTGATTTGTTGTCGTGTGAGGAGGAAGCATTGAGTGGCATACATCGCACGTTACGCCTTCTCGGACTATCGGTTGCAAATCGGAAAACTGAAACGTCGAAGGAGCATTGCCGGTCAGAAATCCAATCGGTGAATGACACTGCCAGCACCAATCTTTCAACTTGCCGTTTGTGCTTGCTTGCAAACTGTTGATAGAGTTCATCCAGACCGGGTCGTTCGTAGCGTAGTGATGCATCGAACCGTTCCATTCATTGTAATGATTCGGATGACAACTTGCGCACAGTTGTGCAGACGTGAAATCTGAAAGTTTAAGATTTGTTTGATTCGTCGGAGGTGGAGTTATTGTTACCTCATCTTCGCGGCAACCGCTTTCCAAAAAGACCATCAGACAAACCACCACGACAACAAGAATGTTATTTCTTTTTCTTACCACTCTCTTGTTCGAGTGTTTCATCAATCCAACTGAGCGCCGCCATCATCGAAGGAAGTCCGAGTGTCGGTAGAGCAAGCAAGGCAACATGCCGCAATTCATCGGGCTTCACACCGGCAGAGAGCGCTTTACGCACATGCGAATGAACTGCGCCTTCCATTTTTCCACCGACGGAAATTCCAAGTTTCACCAACGCACGTGTTTTTGCGTCAAGCGGTCCTACCTGATGAACAGCGTTGCCAAGTACTTCATACGCTTGGGCAATTTCCGGATAATCTTTTGTAAATTTTTGAAATCGTTTTGGAGGTTTTGACATACAAACAATCTTTGATTAATAACAGATGAAAGGTCGGGTATAATATCGCCAAAGTTTTTTCGTTTGGCAAGTGCAAGTTACACTGATGCGCTTGCTATACTGTCCCTCAATTCTTTGTATTCCACTTCTGAAAAGAGTTTTTTCGCCTTCACAAACAGGATGGTATTTTCGTTGACGATATGGGCGCGGAGAAGCCTGACAATTCGTGTCGCTGTTTCCACCAACTCCTGACGGGAGGAACCGCGCAAACGACCGTCTTCCACCTCATTCACGCACGAGAGCAAGTAGTTGAACGCGCTCCATAATTCGCGGTGTTCGTTCCGGTATTCACTCGTGATGCCCGGCTCATGTCGTTCAAGCAACGGGAAAAGAAACTGTTCTTCTTTCTTATCATGCTGACGGAATTCGCCTTCAAAAAAACGTATTGCTTCAGCAATGATTCCGAACGCTTGACGAGTAAAGCCATCCGAGGTAATGGAATTGACTGCCTGCTCTAACAGTGATAACTGTTTCGCGGCTCGTTGATGTTCGTGCATCAGCACGGAAATCGGGTCAACAACCGATTGAGTATCGTTCATCCGGTTTTATAATCCCTTCGCTGATTTGCTGTCATCCCGGATTTCACGTTTGAACTCGCGCATCGCTTGACCGATTCCTTTCGCAAGAGCAGGAATTCTTTTCGCTCCGAAAAGTAGAAAAATCCCTACCGCGAGTATTACAATTTCCGTTGTACCTAAATTTCCGAACATGTTTAATAATTAGTTGTATCAGAGTGAAATGTCTATTTAACAATCAACATGCCAACTCATCATTATTTTTTTGATTGCTCAATAATACCGCTTATCATGATATGATAGGTTTTGTGTCACAATCAGATTTCATGAATGAGAATCAATGAATCAATGATTCTCATTCTTGGGAATGAAACACCTAACGAAAAAATTACTACTTGCTCAATACTTACGCGACTGAAGCACGAACATCTTCAATTGCTTCAACAACTAACGGATAGTAACGGTCAAGTC
This region of Ignavibacteriota bacterium genomic DNA includes:
- a CDS encoding PepSY-associated TM helix domain-containing protein, translated to MKWRKWNNILHRDIGYLIVGLTIVYGISGIAVNHVQDWNPNYNIEKEFLSIEPLAATEREPMVDEALKKLNLAERPKDSFRPDEETLQLFYENKTYSVDVPTGNVMIETTQQRRVLFEMNQLHLNAPKEAWTYIADLYAFSLVFVAVTGLFVLKGKNGITGRGAWLTSIGVLLPVVYWIYYLYWS
- a CDS encoding DUF4920 domain-containing protein, with translation MKNLTIIGIIILLFFTFTAMAGSAKKYGKALTLKNVTKVSAILEKPEKYNGKKVLVEGTIVEVCAKRGCWIEIASDKEFESIRFKVEDGVMTFPIDAKGKKVRAEGTFSMEVVSKEELIEQGKKHAKESGEKFDTSSITEGKTYVQIDGLGAEVK
- a CDS encoding GxxExxY protein, whose translation is MTENELSNKIIGLAIDVHSALGPGLLESAYKECLYYKINTSGISVEKEKPVPLFYETVKLDCGYRIDLLVENKLVLELKSVEAINDIHLAQTLTYLKLGNYKLGLLINFNVLKLKDGIKRVINGTL
- the moaA gene encoding GTP 3',8-cyclase MoaA, giving the protein MKNLPLVDNYKRVHTYLRISVTERCNLRCRYCMPPDGIELMPRAEILTFDEIETLAKQFVELGIRKIRVTGGEPLVRKNVDELCARLAAIEKLETLALTTNGIKLGEKAQALRDAGVSHLNISLDTLKPEKFHHITFRDNFQQTIHGIEKALQVGFPSVKINTVVMKEFNDDELLDFVDFAKALSLNIRFIEYMPFLENGWNEVKFMSYREMKDIIESKHTLVPFSTNETVPGPAKDFLVEGSEATIGFITTMSEHFCGDCNRLRLTADGKLRNCLFGRDDFDLKRLLRSGASPDIIEDTIRSAVILKWEKHPDTEELVEMQSNAMVAIGG
- a CDS encoding carboxymuconolactone decarboxylase family protein, with the protein product MSKPPKRFQKFTKDYPEIAQAYEVLGNAVHQVGPLDAKTRALVKLGISVGGKMEGAVHSHVRKALSAGVKPDELRHVALLALPTLGLPSMMAALSWIDETLEQESGKKKK
- a CDS encoding hemerythrin domain-containing protein — its product is MNDTQSVVDPISVLMHEHQRAAKQLSLLEQAVNSITSDGFTRQAFGIIAEAIRFFEGEFRQHDKKEEQFLFPLLERHEPGITSEYRNEHRELWSAFNYLLSCVNEVEDGRLRGSSRQELVETATRIVRLLRAHIVNENTILFVKAKKLFSEVEYKELRDSIASASV
- the tatA gene encoding twin-arginine translocase TatA/TatE family subunit, producing the protein MFGNLGTTEIVILAVGIFLLFGAKRIPALAKGIGQAMREFKREIRDDSKSAKGL